In the Juglans microcarpa x Juglans regia isolate MS1-56 chromosome 6D, Jm3101_v1.0, whole genome shotgun sequence genome, one interval contains:
- the LOC121235526 gene encoding late embryogenesis abundant protein At1g64065-like, which translates to MAADDSVPFTPSKLYPKSDEEIATFKAMKKERSGKCFVYVFAGIVIQCVFILVFALVTLRSRIPDAKISSIMVKNLGYNNATSSASISPSFNATLVAEVTIKNTNFGRFKFENTTMSVLYGGIQNVGDTKIGHGSVKARDTQKMINLTVEVRSSRVFNHSQNLSSEIQSGMLKLSSYAKFRGSVNLLNIVKRKEIAQMNCTMILNFTSGKFQDLRCQ; encoded by the coding sequence atggcagctGATGATTCAGTTCCATTTACACCCAGCAAACTGTATCCGAAAAGCGACGAAGAGATCGCCACGTTCAAAGCAATGAAAAAAGAACGAAGTGGTAAATGTTTCGTTTATGTTTTTGCTGGAATTGTCATCCAGTGCGTTTTCATATTGGTCTTTGCCTTGGTTACGCTGCGTAGTAGAATTCCCGATGCTAAGATAAGCTCGATTATGGTGAAGAATCTCGGGTACAATAATGCCACGTCTTCAGCATCAATATCTCCTTCTTTTAATGCCACTTTGGTCGCCGAGGTGACCATTAAGAACACAAATTTTGGGCGGTTTAAGTTCGAGAATACCACCATGAGTGTGCTCTATGGAGGCATCCAGAACGTTGGAGATACAAAAATAGGACATGGAAGTGTCAAAGCTAGAGACACCCAGAAGATGATCAATCTTACAGTGGAAGTGAGATCTAGTAGGGTATTCAATCATTCTCAGAATCTTAGCAGTGAAATCCAATCAGGGATGTTGAAACTGAGCAGCTATGCCAAGTTCAGAGGCAGCGTGAATTTGCTGAATATTGTTAAGAGGAAGGAGATCGCACAAATGAACTGTACCATGATTCTCAATTTCACAAGCGGTAAATTCCAGGATCTTCGATGCCAGTAA
- the LOC121235963 gene encoding LOW QUALITY PROTEIN: uncharacterized protein LOC121235963 (The sequence of the model RefSeq protein was modified relative to this genomic sequence to represent the inferred CDS: deleted 1 base in 1 codon): MAYGACYLKGTRFFDRGGMIRTYFPVPEENQKEVDLIHGRVQRR; this comes from the exons ATGGCCTACGGTGCGTGTTATCTGAAGGGAACACGCTTTTTCGACCGCGGTGGTATGATTCGAACCTACTTTCCTGTGCCGGAGGAGAACCAGAAAGAAGTAGAC TTGATCCATGGCCGGGTGCAGAGGAGGTAG
- the LOC121235962 gene encoding late embryogenesis abundant protein At1g64065-like yields the protein MTEGLYANSPSGFHLRRDLEFAALKREQKSRAARSSKCPVCVLAAIVILSIILLIFALTVLRIRSLDVKLTSVTFKNLRYGVQKSPSFNATMVLEMTIKNMNFGQFEFENGLAYVKHRGVTVGKKNIGHGFVDARETMKLNLTVDVRSHNKPSDTDLSSDIGSGMLELSSYAKFRGTLRSVKIIEKIKSAELNCTMTLNLASGTSKDLRCK from the coding sequence ATGACAGAAGGGCTTTACGCTAACTCCCCGTCCGGATTTCATCTTCGAAGAGACTTGGAGTTCGCCGCCCTCAAACGTGAACAAAAAAGTCGGGCGGCGCGGAGTAGTAAATGCCCGGTGTGTGTTCTTGCCGCAATAGTCATCCTGAGCATCATCCTCTTGATTTTTGCGTTGACCGTTTTGCGTATCAGAAGTCTGGATGTGAAACTCACGTCGGTCACGTTCAAGAACCTGAGGTATGGCGTTCAGAAATCTCCCTCGTTTAACGCAACTATGGTTCTTGAGATGACTATTAAGAACATGAATTTCGGGCAGTTCGAGTTTGAGAATGGTCTTGCCTATGTGAAACATAGAGGCGTGACTGTTGGTAAGAAGAATATAGGGCATGGATTCGTCGATGCCAGAGAAACTATGAAATTGAATCTGACGGTGGATGTGAGGTCACACAACAAGCCATCCGATACTGATCTCAGCAGTGATATTGGTTCAGGGATGTTAGAGCTCAGCAGCTATGCCAAGTTTCGTGGTACACTTCGCTCAGTGAAGATTATAGAGAAGATAAAGTCTGCAGAACTGAATTGCACCATGACTCTTAATTTGGCAAGCGGCACGAGCAAGGATTTAAGATGCAAATAA